A genomic stretch from Salvelinus alpinus chromosome 38, SLU_Salpinus.1, whole genome shotgun sequence includes:
- the LOC139566478 gene encoding nardilysin-like isoform X3, producing the protein MDCCNAGLCAKVPSLFRMPQTNKSRSASASGSSTGLGRGEEREEEREEAEPEPKVQVQGAGDGGGENTGDPEIIKSPSDPKQYRYIELTNGLRVLLISDFTGPASSGDDESEEEEELGEEEEEEEDSGEGTEEESEEEEDDKDSDFEDDEDGGKRKKGHSEKQSAAALCVGIGSFSDPNDLPGLAHFLEHMVFMGSEKYPSENGFDAFLKKHGGSDNASTDCERTVFQFDVQRKKFREALDRWAQFFICPLMIRDAIDREVEAVDSEYQLAKPSDSHRKEMLFGSLAKPGHPMGKFCWGNAQTLKTEPRKKKINVYKRLRSFWKRHYSAHYMTLTVQSKEKLDTLEEWVKEIFSGVPNNAQPKPDFSELLDPFDTPAFNKLYRVVPVRKVHALTITWSLPPQEKHYRVKPLHYISWLIGHEGTGSILSILRRKCWARALFGGNSETGFDQNSTYSIFSISITLTDQGFQNFYQVAHLVFQYLKMLQTLGPQQRIYEEIQKIEANEFHYQEQTDPIEYVEDICENMQLFPKEHFLTGDQLMFQYSPEVISAALSLLTPDRSNLLLLSPDHEGHCPLREKWFGTHYSIEDIQQEWRERWNGDFEHNSDLHLPVENKFIATDFSLKLSDCPDTELPVRVTANDRGCLWYKKDNNFNIPKAYIRFHLISPVIQQSAKNLVLFDLLVNILGHNLAEPAYEADVAQLDYKLSVGEHGLVIKVKGFNHKLPLLFHLILDHLADFSACQDVFNMFSEQLKKTYFNILIRPEKLGKDVRLLVLEHGRWSMVEKYQALADGGLTVEELMEFSRTFKTQLYAEGLVQGNFTSQESIQFLQYVTDKLQFSKLPAEVPVLFRVVELPLKQHLCKVKALNKGDANSEVTVYYQSGLKHLREHTLMELLVMHMEEPCFDFLRTKETLGYHVYPTCRNTSGVLGFSVTVETQATKFNTELVELKIEEFLSSFGEKLSALTESAFNTQVTALVKLKECEDTHLGEEVDRNWAEVVTQQYVFNRLHREIEALKQMTRAELVSWYLEHRGHNCRKLSVHVVGFGPEEGDPPGDDKQSRHGNGERDEEECGSSSYGEVSKLTFLPASPKMAAATSIMDIPSFTQSLTLFPYHKITQ; encoded by the exons ATGGACTGCTGTAACGCGGGACTGTG TGCCAAAGTGCCGTCACTATTCAGAATGCCACAGACCAACAAGTCCAGAAGTGCCTCAGCCAGTGGCTCTAGTACCGGACTGGGCCGAGGGgaggaaagagaagaagaaagagaggaagctgAGCCAGAGCCAAAGGTCCAAGTCCAGGGAGcaggggatggaggaggagagaacacTGGAGACCCAGAGATCATCAAGTCCCCTAGTGACCCCaaacagtacag GTACATCGAGCTGACCAATGGGCTTCGAGTTCTGCTAATTTCAGACTTCACTGGTCCCGCCTCCTCTGGAGATGAtgaatcagaggaggaggaggaactgggggaggaggaagaggaggaagaagactcaggagagggaacagaggaagagtctgaagaagaggaggatgacaaGGACAGTGATTTTGAGGATGatgaggatggagggaagaggaagaAGGGACACTCAGAGAAACAG tctgcagCAGCGCTGTGTGTGGGTATTGGCAGCTTCAGTGACCCCAATGACCTCCCAGGCCTCGCCCACTTCCTGGAACACA tggtGTTCATGGGCAGTGAGAAGTACCCATCAGAGAATGGTTTCGATGCCTTCCTGAAGAAACATGGGGGCAGTGACAACGCCTCCACGGACTGTGAGAGAACGGTCTTCCAGTTTGACGTCCAGAGAAAGAAATTCAGAGAGGCTCTGGACAG ATGGGCCCAGTTTTTCATCTGTCCTCTGATGATCCGAGACGCCATCGACAGGGAGGTGGAAGCTGTCGACTCCG AGTACCAACTGGCCAAGCCGTCTGACTCTCATAGGAAAGAGATGTTGTTTGGGAGTCTAGCGAAGCCAGGTCACCCCATGGGCAAGTTCTGCTGGG GTAACGCCCAGACTCTGAAGACAGAGCCCAGGAAAAAGAAGATCAACGTTTACAAGAGGCTCCGCTCCTTCTGGAAGAGACATTACTCTGCTCACTACATGACCCTGACTGTGCAGTCTAAAG agaagcTGGACACTCTAGAGGAGTGGGTGAAGGAGATCTTCAGTGGAGTGCCCAACAA TGCTCAGCCCAAGCCAGACTTCTCTGAGCTGCTGGATCCCTTTGATACTCCAGCCTTCAACAAGCTGTACAGAG TTGTTCCTGTGAGGAAGGTCCATGCTCTGACCATCACCTGGTCCCTGCCTCCTCAGGAGAAACACTACAG ggtGAAGCCTCTCCACTACATCTCTTGGCTGATTGGTCACGAGGGCACAGGCAGCATCCTATCAATTCTCAGGAGGAA gtgctggGCCAGGGCTCTGTTTGGAGGGAACAGTGAAACAGGCTTTGACCAGAACTCTACCTACTCCATCTTCTCCATCTCCATCACACTCACTGACCAAGGATTCCAGAACTTCTACCAG GTGGCTCACCTGGTCTTCCAGTATCTCAAGATGCTGCAGACCCTGGGCCCCCAACAAAG GATCTATGAGGAGATTCAAAAGATTGAAGCCAATGAGTTTCACTACCAGGAACAG ACGGACCCTATAGAGTATGTGGAGGATATCTGTGAGAACATGCAGCTGTTTCCTAAAGAACACTTCCTCACCGGAGACCAGCTCATGTTCCAGTATTCACCTGAG gtgatcAGTGCGGCCCTGTCCTTGCTGACTCCAGACAGATCCAACCTGTTGCTGCTCTCTCCAGACCACGAAGGCCACTGTCCCCTCAGGGAGAAATGGTTTGGGACACATTACAGcatagagg ATATCCAGCAGGAGTGGAGAGAGCGCTGGAACGGAGACTTTGAGCACAACTCTGACCTGCACCTCCCTGTCGAGAACAAGTTCATCG CGACTGATTTCAGCCTGAAGCTGTCTGACTGTCCTGATACTGAGCTGCCAGTCAGAGTAACTGCCAACGACCGAGGATGTCTCTGGTACAAGAAGGACAACAACTTCAACATacccaaag cGTATATCCGCTTCCATCTCATCTCTCCGGTCATCCAACAGTCAGCCAAGAA cCTGGTGTTATTTGACCTGCTAGTGAACATACTGGGTCATAACCTAGCAGAGCCAGCCTACGAGGCTGACGTGGCCCAGCTGGACTACAAGCTGTCAGTAGGAGAACACGGACTGGTTATCAAGGTCAAGGGCTTCAACCACAAACTGCCT CTCCTGTTCCATCTGATCCTGGACCATCTAGCTGACTTCTCTGCCTGTCAAGATGTCTTCAATATGTTCTCTGAGCAGCTCAAAAAGACCTACTTCAACATCCTCATACGACCTGAGAAACTGGGCAA GGACGTGCGGTTGTTGGTCCTGGAGCATGGTCGCTGGTCCATGGTAGAGAAGTACCAGGCGCTGGCAGACGGTGGTCTGACTGTAGAAGAACTGATGGAGTTCAGCAGAACCTTCAAGACCCAGCTCTATGCAGAGGGACTGGTGCAGGGGAACTTCACTAGCCAG GAGTCAATCCAGTTCCTGCAGTACGTCACTGA TAAGCTGCAGTTCTCCAAGTTGCCAGCAGAGGTCCCTGTGTTGTTCAGAGTGGTGGAGCTGCCTTTGAAACAGCACCTCTGTAAGGTCAAAGCACTGAACAAGGGAGACGCCAACTCAGAGGTCACAGTCTactaccag tctGGTCTGAAACAcctcagagaacacacactgatgGAGCTGCTGGTG ATGCACATGGAGGAGCCCTGCTTTGACTTCCTCAGGACAAAAGAGACTCTGGG gtatcaTGTTTATCCAACCTGCAGAAACACATCTGGAGTCCTGGGCTTCTCTGTCACGGTGGAAACACAGGCCACCAAGTTCAA tactgagcTGGTAGAGTTGAAGATAGAGGAGTTCCTGTCTTCCTTTGGAGAGAAGTTGAGTGCTCTGACTGAGAGTGCCTTCaacacacag gtgACTGCGCTGGTCAAGCTAAAGGAGTGTGAGGACACACACCTGGGAGAGGAGGTGGACAGGAACTGGGCCGAGGTCGTTACACAGCAGTATGTCTTCAACAGGCTTCACAgagag attgaggccCTGAAGCAGATGACCAGAGCAGAGCTGGTATCCTGGTATCTGGAGCACCGCGGACACAACTGCAGAAAACTCAGTGTACAT GTGGTGGGTTTTGGGCCGGAGGAGGGCGACCCCCCAGGAGATGACAAGCAGAGTCGTCATGGCaacggagagagggatgaggaagagTGTGGCAGTTCATCCTACGGTGAAGTGTCCAAACTGACCTTCCTCCCCGCCTCGCCCAAGATGGCCGCCGCTACATCCATCATGGACATTCCTTCATTTACCCAGAGCCTTACCCTCTTCCCATACCACAAGATCACCCAATAG
- the LOC139566478 gene encoding nardilysin-like isoform X2 → MPQTNKSRSASASGSSTGLGRGEEREEEREEAEPEPKVQVQGAGDGGGENTGDPEIIKSPSDPKQYRYIELTNGLRVLLISDFTGPASSGDDESEEEEELGEEEEEEEDSGEGTEEESEEEEDDKDSDFEDDEDGGKRKKGHSEKQSAAALCVGIGSFSDPNDLPGLAHFLEHMVFMGSEKYPSENGFDAFLKKHGGSDNASTDCERTVFQFDVQRKKFREALDRWAQFFICPLMIRDAIDREVEAVDSGERHSGGKNVDLIKTLCTGYVVTCSPFSLLSEYQLAKPSDSHRKEMLFGSLAKPGHPMGKFCWGNAQTLKTEPRKKKINVYKRLRSFWKRHYSAHYMTLTVQSKEKLDTLEEWVKEIFSGVPNNAQPKPDFSELLDPFDTPAFNKLYRVVPVRKVHALTITWSLPPQEKHYRVKPLHYISWLIGHEGTGSILSILRRKCWARALFGGNSETGFDQNSTYSIFSISITLTDQGFQNFYQVAHLVFQYLKMLQTLGPQQRIYEEIQKIEANEFHYQEQTDPIEYVEDICENMQLFPKEHFLTGDQLMFQYSPEVISAALSLLTPDRSNLLLLSPDHEGHCPLREKWFGTHYSIEDIQQEWRERWNGDFEHNSDLHLPVENKFIATDFSLKLSDCPDTELPVRVTANDRGCLWYKKDNNFNIPKAYIRFHLISPVIQQSAKNLVLFDLLVNILGHNLAEPAYEADVAQLDYKLSVGEHGLVIKVKGFNHKLPLLFHLILDHLADFSACQDVFNMFSEQLKKTYFNILIRPEKLGKDVRLLVLEHGRWSMVEKYQALADGGLTVEELMEFSRTFKTQLYAEGLVQGNFTSQESIQFLQYVTDKLQFSKLPAEVPVLFRVVELPLKQHLCKVKALNKGDANSEVTVYYQSGLKHLREHTLMELLVMHMEEPCFDFLRTKETLGYHVYPTCRNTSGVLGFSVTVETQATKFNTELVELKIEEFLSSFGEKLSALTESAFNTQVTALVKLKECEDTHLGEEVDRNWAEVVTQQYVFNRLHREIEALKQMTRAELVSWYLEHRGHNCRKLSVHVVGFGPEEGDPPGDDKQSRHGNGERDEEECGSSSYGEVSKLTFLPASPKMAAATSIMDIPSFTQSLTLFPYHKITQ, encoded by the exons ATGCCACAGACCAACAAGTCCAGAAGTGCCTCAGCCAGTGGCTCTAGTACCGGACTGGGCCGAGGGgaggaaagagaagaagaaagagaggaagctgAGCCAGAGCCAAAGGTCCAAGTCCAGGGAGcaggggatggaggaggagagaacacTGGAGACCCAGAGATCATCAAGTCCCCTAGTGACCCCaaacagtacag GTACATCGAGCTGACCAATGGGCTTCGAGTTCTGCTAATTTCAGACTTCACTGGTCCCGCCTCCTCTGGAGATGAtgaatcagaggaggaggaggaactgggggaggaggaagaggaggaagaagactcaggagagggaacagaggaagagtctgaagaagaggaggatgacaaGGACAGTGATTTTGAGGATGatgaggatggagggaagaggaagaAGGGACACTCAGAGAAACAG tctgcagCAGCGCTGTGTGTGGGTATTGGCAGCTTCAGTGACCCCAATGACCTCCCAGGCCTCGCCCACTTCCTGGAACACA tggtGTTCATGGGCAGTGAGAAGTACCCATCAGAGAATGGTTTCGATGCCTTCCTGAAGAAACATGGGGGCAGTGACAACGCCTCCACGGACTGTGAGAGAACGGTCTTCCAGTTTGACGTCCAGAGAAAGAAATTCAGAGAGGCTCTGGACAG ATGGGCCCAGTTTTTCATCTGTCCTCTGATGATCCGAGACGCCATCGACAGGGAGGTGGAAGCTGTCGACTCCGGTGAGAGGCATTCTGGGGGAAAAAATGTTGACCTTATTAAGACCTTATGCACTGGTTATGTAGTGACctgctcccccttctctcttttaTCAGAGTACCAACTGGCCAAGCCGTCTGACTCTCATAGGAAAGAGATGTTGTTTGGGAGTCTAGCGAAGCCAGGTCACCCCATGGGCAAGTTCTGCTGGG GTAACGCCCAGACTCTGAAGACAGAGCCCAGGAAAAAGAAGATCAACGTTTACAAGAGGCTCCGCTCCTTCTGGAAGAGACATTACTCTGCTCACTACATGACCCTGACTGTGCAGTCTAAAG agaagcTGGACACTCTAGAGGAGTGGGTGAAGGAGATCTTCAGTGGAGTGCCCAACAA TGCTCAGCCCAAGCCAGACTTCTCTGAGCTGCTGGATCCCTTTGATACTCCAGCCTTCAACAAGCTGTACAGAG TTGTTCCTGTGAGGAAGGTCCATGCTCTGACCATCACCTGGTCCCTGCCTCCTCAGGAGAAACACTACAG ggtGAAGCCTCTCCACTACATCTCTTGGCTGATTGGTCACGAGGGCACAGGCAGCATCCTATCAATTCTCAGGAGGAA gtgctggGCCAGGGCTCTGTTTGGAGGGAACAGTGAAACAGGCTTTGACCAGAACTCTACCTACTCCATCTTCTCCATCTCCATCACACTCACTGACCAAGGATTCCAGAACTTCTACCAG GTGGCTCACCTGGTCTTCCAGTATCTCAAGATGCTGCAGACCCTGGGCCCCCAACAAAG GATCTATGAGGAGATTCAAAAGATTGAAGCCAATGAGTTTCACTACCAGGAACAG ACGGACCCTATAGAGTATGTGGAGGATATCTGTGAGAACATGCAGCTGTTTCCTAAAGAACACTTCCTCACCGGAGACCAGCTCATGTTCCAGTATTCACCTGAG gtgatcAGTGCGGCCCTGTCCTTGCTGACTCCAGACAGATCCAACCTGTTGCTGCTCTCTCCAGACCACGAAGGCCACTGTCCCCTCAGGGAGAAATGGTTTGGGACACATTACAGcatagagg ATATCCAGCAGGAGTGGAGAGAGCGCTGGAACGGAGACTTTGAGCACAACTCTGACCTGCACCTCCCTGTCGAGAACAAGTTCATCG CGACTGATTTCAGCCTGAAGCTGTCTGACTGTCCTGATACTGAGCTGCCAGTCAGAGTAACTGCCAACGACCGAGGATGTCTCTGGTACAAGAAGGACAACAACTTCAACATacccaaag cGTATATCCGCTTCCATCTCATCTCTCCGGTCATCCAACAGTCAGCCAAGAA cCTGGTGTTATTTGACCTGCTAGTGAACATACTGGGTCATAACCTAGCAGAGCCAGCCTACGAGGCTGACGTGGCCCAGCTGGACTACAAGCTGTCAGTAGGAGAACACGGACTGGTTATCAAGGTCAAGGGCTTCAACCACAAACTGCCT CTCCTGTTCCATCTGATCCTGGACCATCTAGCTGACTTCTCTGCCTGTCAAGATGTCTTCAATATGTTCTCTGAGCAGCTCAAAAAGACCTACTTCAACATCCTCATACGACCTGAGAAACTGGGCAA GGACGTGCGGTTGTTGGTCCTGGAGCATGGTCGCTGGTCCATGGTAGAGAAGTACCAGGCGCTGGCAGACGGTGGTCTGACTGTAGAAGAACTGATGGAGTTCAGCAGAACCTTCAAGACCCAGCTCTATGCAGAGGGACTGGTGCAGGGGAACTTCACTAGCCAG GAGTCAATCCAGTTCCTGCAGTACGTCACTGA TAAGCTGCAGTTCTCCAAGTTGCCAGCAGAGGTCCCTGTGTTGTTCAGAGTGGTGGAGCTGCCTTTGAAACAGCACCTCTGTAAGGTCAAAGCACTGAACAAGGGAGACGCCAACTCAGAGGTCACAGTCTactaccag tctGGTCTGAAACAcctcagagaacacacactgatgGAGCTGCTGGTG ATGCACATGGAGGAGCCCTGCTTTGACTTCCTCAGGACAAAAGAGACTCTGGG gtatcaTGTTTATCCAACCTGCAGAAACACATCTGGAGTCCTGGGCTTCTCTGTCACGGTGGAAACACAGGCCACCAAGTTCAA tactgagcTGGTAGAGTTGAAGATAGAGGAGTTCCTGTCTTCCTTTGGAGAGAAGTTGAGTGCTCTGACTGAGAGTGCCTTCaacacacag gtgACTGCGCTGGTCAAGCTAAAGGAGTGTGAGGACACACACCTGGGAGAGGAGGTGGACAGGAACTGGGCCGAGGTCGTTACACAGCAGTATGTCTTCAACAGGCTTCACAgagag attgaggccCTGAAGCAGATGACCAGAGCAGAGCTGGTATCCTGGTATCTGGAGCACCGCGGACACAACTGCAGAAAACTCAGTGTACAT GTGGTGGGTTTTGGGCCGGAGGAGGGCGACCCCCCAGGAGATGACAAGCAGAGTCGTCATGGCaacggagagagggatgaggaagagTGTGGCAGTTCATCCTACGGTGAAGTGTCCAAACTGACCTTCCTCCCCGCCTCGCCCAAGATGGCCGCCGCTACATCCATCATGGACATTCCTTCATTTACCCAGAGCCTTACCCTCTTCCCATACCACAAGATCACCCAATAG
- the LOC139566478 gene encoding nardilysin-like isoform X1: protein MDCCNAGLCAKVPSLFRMPQTNKSRSASASGSSTGLGRGEEREEEREEAEPEPKVQVQGAGDGGGENTGDPEIIKSPSDPKQYRYIELTNGLRVLLISDFTGPASSGDDESEEEEELGEEEEEEEDSGEGTEEESEEEEDDKDSDFEDDEDGGKRKKGHSEKQSAAALCVGIGSFSDPNDLPGLAHFLEHMVFMGSEKYPSENGFDAFLKKHGGSDNASTDCERTVFQFDVQRKKFREALDRWAQFFICPLMIRDAIDREVEAVDSGERHSGGKNVDLIKTLCTGYVVTCSPFSLLSEYQLAKPSDSHRKEMLFGSLAKPGHPMGKFCWGNAQTLKTEPRKKKINVYKRLRSFWKRHYSAHYMTLTVQSKEKLDTLEEWVKEIFSGVPNNAQPKPDFSELLDPFDTPAFNKLYRVVPVRKVHALTITWSLPPQEKHYRVKPLHYISWLIGHEGTGSILSILRRKCWARALFGGNSETGFDQNSTYSIFSISITLTDQGFQNFYQVAHLVFQYLKMLQTLGPQQRIYEEIQKIEANEFHYQEQTDPIEYVEDICENMQLFPKEHFLTGDQLMFQYSPEVISAALSLLTPDRSNLLLLSPDHEGHCPLREKWFGTHYSIEDIQQEWRERWNGDFEHNSDLHLPVENKFIATDFSLKLSDCPDTELPVRVTANDRGCLWYKKDNNFNIPKAYIRFHLISPVIQQSAKNLVLFDLLVNILGHNLAEPAYEADVAQLDYKLSVGEHGLVIKVKGFNHKLPLLFHLILDHLADFSACQDVFNMFSEQLKKTYFNILIRPEKLGKDVRLLVLEHGRWSMVEKYQALADGGLTVEELMEFSRTFKTQLYAEGLVQGNFTSQESIQFLQYVTDKLQFSKLPAEVPVLFRVVELPLKQHLCKVKALNKGDANSEVTVYYQSGLKHLREHTLMELLVMHMEEPCFDFLRTKETLGYHVYPTCRNTSGVLGFSVTVETQATKFNTELVELKIEEFLSSFGEKLSALTESAFNTQVTALVKLKECEDTHLGEEVDRNWAEVVTQQYVFNRLHREIEALKQMTRAELVSWYLEHRGHNCRKLSVHVVGFGPEEGDPPGDDKQSRHGNGERDEEECGSSSYGEVSKLTFLPASPKMAAATSIMDIPSFTQSLTLFPYHKITQ, encoded by the exons ATGGACTGCTGTAACGCGGGACTGTG TGCCAAAGTGCCGTCACTATTCAGAATGCCACAGACCAACAAGTCCAGAAGTGCCTCAGCCAGTGGCTCTAGTACCGGACTGGGCCGAGGGgaggaaagagaagaagaaagagaggaagctgAGCCAGAGCCAAAGGTCCAAGTCCAGGGAGcaggggatggaggaggagagaacacTGGAGACCCAGAGATCATCAAGTCCCCTAGTGACCCCaaacagtacag GTACATCGAGCTGACCAATGGGCTTCGAGTTCTGCTAATTTCAGACTTCACTGGTCCCGCCTCCTCTGGAGATGAtgaatcagaggaggaggaggaactgggggaggaggaagaggaggaagaagactcaggagagggaacagaggaagagtctgaagaagaggaggatgacaaGGACAGTGATTTTGAGGATGatgaggatggagggaagaggaagaAGGGACACTCAGAGAAACAG tctgcagCAGCGCTGTGTGTGGGTATTGGCAGCTTCAGTGACCCCAATGACCTCCCAGGCCTCGCCCACTTCCTGGAACACA tggtGTTCATGGGCAGTGAGAAGTACCCATCAGAGAATGGTTTCGATGCCTTCCTGAAGAAACATGGGGGCAGTGACAACGCCTCCACGGACTGTGAGAGAACGGTCTTCCAGTTTGACGTCCAGAGAAAGAAATTCAGAGAGGCTCTGGACAG ATGGGCCCAGTTTTTCATCTGTCCTCTGATGATCCGAGACGCCATCGACAGGGAGGTGGAAGCTGTCGACTCCGGTGAGAGGCATTCTGGGGGAAAAAATGTTGACCTTATTAAGACCTTATGCACTGGTTATGTAGTGACctgctcccccttctctcttttaTCAGAGTACCAACTGGCCAAGCCGTCTGACTCTCATAGGAAAGAGATGTTGTTTGGGAGTCTAGCGAAGCCAGGTCACCCCATGGGCAAGTTCTGCTGGG GTAACGCCCAGACTCTGAAGACAGAGCCCAGGAAAAAGAAGATCAACGTTTACAAGAGGCTCCGCTCCTTCTGGAAGAGACATTACTCTGCTCACTACATGACCCTGACTGTGCAGTCTAAAG agaagcTGGACACTCTAGAGGAGTGGGTGAAGGAGATCTTCAGTGGAGTGCCCAACAA TGCTCAGCCCAAGCCAGACTTCTCTGAGCTGCTGGATCCCTTTGATACTCCAGCCTTCAACAAGCTGTACAGAG TTGTTCCTGTGAGGAAGGTCCATGCTCTGACCATCACCTGGTCCCTGCCTCCTCAGGAGAAACACTACAG ggtGAAGCCTCTCCACTACATCTCTTGGCTGATTGGTCACGAGGGCACAGGCAGCATCCTATCAATTCTCAGGAGGAA gtgctggGCCAGGGCTCTGTTTGGAGGGAACAGTGAAACAGGCTTTGACCAGAACTCTACCTACTCCATCTTCTCCATCTCCATCACACTCACTGACCAAGGATTCCAGAACTTCTACCAG GTGGCTCACCTGGTCTTCCAGTATCTCAAGATGCTGCAGACCCTGGGCCCCCAACAAAG GATCTATGAGGAGATTCAAAAGATTGAAGCCAATGAGTTTCACTACCAGGAACAG ACGGACCCTATAGAGTATGTGGAGGATATCTGTGAGAACATGCAGCTGTTTCCTAAAGAACACTTCCTCACCGGAGACCAGCTCATGTTCCAGTATTCACCTGAG gtgatcAGTGCGGCCCTGTCCTTGCTGACTCCAGACAGATCCAACCTGTTGCTGCTCTCTCCAGACCACGAAGGCCACTGTCCCCTCAGGGAGAAATGGTTTGGGACACATTACAGcatagagg ATATCCAGCAGGAGTGGAGAGAGCGCTGGAACGGAGACTTTGAGCACAACTCTGACCTGCACCTCCCTGTCGAGAACAAGTTCATCG CGACTGATTTCAGCCTGAAGCTGTCTGACTGTCCTGATACTGAGCTGCCAGTCAGAGTAACTGCCAACGACCGAGGATGTCTCTGGTACAAGAAGGACAACAACTTCAACATacccaaag cGTATATCCGCTTCCATCTCATCTCTCCGGTCATCCAACAGTCAGCCAAGAA cCTGGTGTTATTTGACCTGCTAGTGAACATACTGGGTCATAACCTAGCAGAGCCAGCCTACGAGGCTGACGTGGCCCAGCTGGACTACAAGCTGTCAGTAGGAGAACACGGACTGGTTATCAAGGTCAAGGGCTTCAACCACAAACTGCCT CTCCTGTTCCATCTGATCCTGGACCATCTAGCTGACTTCTCTGCCTGTCAAGATGTCTTCAATATGTTCTCTGAGCAGCTCAAAAAGACCTACTTCAACATCCTCATACGACCTGAGAAACTGGGCAA GGACGTGCGGTTGTTGGTCCTGGAGCATGGTCGCTGGTCCATGGTAGAGAAGTACCAGGCGCTGGCAGACGGTGGTCTGACTGTAGAAGAACTGATGGAGTTCAGCAGAACCTTCAAGACCCAGCTCTATGCAGAGGGACTGGTGCAGGGGAACTTCACTAGCCAG GAGTCAATCCAGTTCCTGCAGTACGTCACTGA TAAGCTGCAGTTCTCCAAGTTGCCAGCAGAGGTCCCTGTGTTGTTCAGAGTGGTGGAGCTGCCTTTGAAACAGCACCTCTGTAAGGTCAAAGCACTGAACAAGGGAGACGCCAACTCAGAGGTCACAGTCTactaccag tctGGTCTGAAACAcctcagagaacacacactgatgGAGCTGCTGGTG ATGCACATGGAGGAGCCCTGCTTTGACTTCCTCAGGACAAAAGAGACTCTGGG gtatcaTGTTTATCCAACCTGCAGAAACACATCTGGAGTCCTGGGCTTCTCTGTCACGGTGGAAACACAGGCCACCAAGTTCAA tactgagcTGGTAGAGTTGAAGATAGAGGAGTTCCTGTCTTCCTTTGGAGAGAAGTTGAGTGCTCTGACTGAGAGTGCCTTCaacacacag gtgACTGCGCTGGTCAAGCTAAAGGAGTGTGAGGACACACACCTGGGAGAGGAGGTGGACAGGAACTGGGCCGAGGTCGTTACACAGCAGTATGTCTTCAACAGGCTTCACAgagag attgaggccCTGAAGCAGATGACCAGAGCAGAGCTGGTATCCTGGTATCTGGAGCACCGCGGACACAACTGCAGAAAACTCAGTGTACAT GTGGTGGGTTTTGGGCCGGAGGAGGGCGACCCCCCAGGAGATGACAAGCAGAGTCGTCATGGCaacggagagagggatgaggaagagTGTGGCAGTTCATCCTACGGTGAAGTGTCCAAACTGACCTTCCTCCCCGCCTCGCCCAAGATGGCCGCCGCTACATCCATCATGGACATTCCTTCATTTACCCAGAGCCTTACCCTCTTCCCATACCACAAGATCACCCAATAG